The following proteins are encoded in a genomic region of Candidatus Cloacimonadota bacterium:
- a CDS encoding fibronectin type III domain-containing protein, which produces MRIFTLIMIIVILLMISCDKHEFNNLIDPGVVFPAPTDLDINGTSITSCELSWNDNSTGEEGFKIDRKKDSENWVVPYQTLGENATSLTETGLNANSTYQYRVYGYSGENSSTSITGEINMTFPAPTDFNVEQSSLTSCSLTWSYNGFSDEEGFKLERRLAGGSWNEIAQLGINITSFEDTGLTEEETYEYMIYAYNAELPQGNTATQSITMQILCVDYDGNVYEVVQIGDQWWTTTNLKTTRYWNGDAIDHLTSDNDWTSTSSGAYCAYNNDEGNVDNYGYLYNWYAASDDRGFADGWHVPGDAEIMILEMELGMSETEANDTGYRGTNEGSKLAGRADLWSNGDLENDPQFGSSGFDFVPGGYR; this is translated from the coding sequence ATGAGAATTTTTACATTAATAATGATAATAGTGATCTTACTTATGATTTCTTGTGATAAACACGAATTCAACAATTTAATAGATCCAGGTGTTGTCTTTCCCGCCCCGACTGATTTGGATATAAACGGCACTTCTATAACTTCCTGTGAACTAAGCTGGAATGATAACAGTACAGGCGAAGAGGGTTTTAAAATAGATCGCAAGAAGGACTCAGAGAACTGGGTAGTACCATATCAGACTTTGGGAGAAAATGCTACCAGTTTAACCGAGACAGGCTTAAATGCTAATTCCACATATCAGTATCGAGTTTACGGCTATTCTGGTGAAAATAGCTCTACATCAATAACAGGTGAGATCAATATGACCTTTCCCGCCCCGACTGATTTTAACGTAGAACAAAGTTCATTAACATCTTGCAGTTTAACTTGGAGTTACAATGGATTCAGTGATGAAGAAGGATTTAAGCTGGAAAGAAGACTGGCAGGCGGCTCGTGGAATGAGATAGCTCAACTTGGTATAAATATTACCAGCTTTGAAGATACAGGCTTAACTGAAGAAGAAACTTATGAATATATGATCTATGCCTATAATGCAGAATTACCACAGGGAAATACAGCAACTCAGAGCATTACAATGCAGATACTCTGCGTTGATTATGATGGAAATGTTTATGAAGTAGTTCAGATAGGAGATCAATGGTGGACAACAACTAATTTAAAAACCACCCGTTATTGGAATGGAGATGCCATAGATCATCTTACAAGTGATAATGACTGGACAAGCACATCAAGTGGAGCATACTGCGCTTATAATAACGATGAAGGTAATGTAGATAATTACGGTTACCTTTATAACTGGTATGCAGCAAGTGATGATAGAGGTTTCGCAGATGGCTGGCATGTACCAGGTGATGCAGAAATAATGATCCTGGAAATGGAACTTGGCATGAGTGAAACAGAAGCAAATGATACCGGATATAGAGGGACAAACGAAGGAAGTAAACTGGCAGGAAGAGCCGATCTCTGGAGTAATGGAGATTTGGAAAATGATCCCCAATTCGGCAGCAGCGGCTTTGATTTTGTTCCTGGCGGGTATCGT